In the genome of Drosophila yakuba strain Tai18E2 chromosome 3R, Prin_Dyak_Tai18E2_2.1, whole genome shotgun sequence, one region contains:
- the LOC6538574 gene encoding LOW QUALITY PROTEIN: protein distal antenna (The sequence of the model RefSeq protein was modified relative to this genomic sequence to represent the inferred CDS: substituted 1 base at 1 genomic stop codon): MNIRMGTKGKRPLRSLTPRDKIHAIQRIHDGESKASVARDIGVPESTLRGWCKNEDKLRFMSRQSATDNLCADALGDKMDGVGGGGAGGGGAGGGGLLGPPEKRQRLDGALPLNFSNKLKFDELAFKRSPLNGLDYSTNKNLAELGYNGLPVDYAAFNGGVKAKVFGADINRPAADPSLNAISPLSSLTHLSGLTGISQSPLAISFNELTTNLNLLAQLNPGLAAMSGLSSFPAGAGNLRTPKPSAQTPLQVQSPRSDSGDRSAQGLSVKNWAKQKPAEGQGSLNLSIKNEGKPGDTIKSPSPSLAPSQMGGPMTLSNLAEDPLLYWLKSQQTMLGLNPLYPPTIPMGVTSPPIRSSTPQHMNQLAQTPPIPSAPLTPSSTPSGSLDEKNAAWYNWCKAFGASLHTLNPNAATLAALQANQLQQQVASTTAEGGSLGDPSNILYSHLTKETETPSVRSLSSNEQNPEADEATEPDLDGEVETEASGKPEDLSAAGKVMTPSQSPIAHSSGSRSPEPKAKKTKTPEAANPTSECKKILDNMLFKMGGMEATGSESEGSFQDTSNPHTNNNDVSASNNNNNNNNSNKTDEEEKAKYLDCTADEDIEAIRHGEKFLQWLENCSNPRVTAVQLMQLRFLIAAIKSGNETPLEKIEKPGARCLPEDSEEQVAEEEGSGRGKSRRRKXEKPKLAPTEPATDTELEDSPSGAEPGPGVLAADADADGDGDGDAEADADVDAVADAGEASTRCHVYAPAVYRSSATLLSSLFFPPYEFVHCDLDDDPDDCQITGEYQQYDELSSSS; encoded by the coding sequence ATGAACATCCGCATGGGCACAAAGGGTAAGCGTCCCCTGCGGAGCCTGACGCCGCGCGACAAGATCCATGCCATCCAGCGCATACACGATGGCGAGTCCAAGGCATCGGTGGCCAGGGACATCGGCGTGCCCGAGTCCACGCTGCGCGGCTGGTGCAAGAACGAGGACAAGCTGCGCTTCATGTCCCGCCAATCCGCCACGGATAACCTCTGCGCCGACGCCCTGGGCGACAAGATGGATGGCGTTGGTGGCGGTGGAGCTGGTGGCGGTggagctggtggtggtggtctgTTGGGTCCGCCAGAGAAACGCCAGCGTTTGGATGGCGCCCTGCCCCTGAACTTCTCCAACAAACTGAAGTTCGATGAGCTGGCCTTCAAGCGATCGCCGCTAAATGGCCTGGACTACAGTACAAACAAGAATCTGGCCGAACTGGGCTACAATGGGCTGCCCGTGGACTATGCGGCGTTCAATGGCGGGGTCAAGGCCAAGGTGTTTGGTGCCGATATCAATCGACCCGCCGCCGATCCCTCCCTGAACGCCATCAGTCCGCTCTCGAGCTTGACGCACCTATCGGGTCTCACGGGCATCTCACAGTCCCCGCTGGCGATCAGTTTCAACGAGCTGACCACAAACCTCAACTTGCTGGCCCAGCTGAATCCCGGCCTGGCTGCCATGTCCGGCCTAAGCAGCTTTCCCGCCGGCGCTGGTAACCTGAGGACACCCAAGCCCAGCGCCCAAACGCCGCTGCAGGTGCAGAGCCCCAGGAGCGACAGTGGCGATCGCTCGGCACAGGGTCTCTCGGTGAAGAACTGGGCCAAACAGAAGCCGGCGGAGGGACAGGGCAGCCTCAATCTGAGCATCAAGAACGAGGGCAAGCCTGGCGACACCATCAAGAGTCCGAGTCCCTCGCTTGCGCCATCGCAAATGGGCGGGCCCATGACGCTGTCCAATCTGGCCGAAGATCCCTTGCTCTACTGGCTGAAGTCGCAGCAGACCATGTTGGGCCTGAATCCCCTCTATCCGCCCACCATACCCATGGGCGTGACCAGTCCACCCATCAGATCTTCCACGCCACAGCACATGAACCAGCTGGCGCAGACGCCGCCGATACCCTCGGCACCGCTGACACCCTCGTCCACGCCGTCGGGCAGTCTGGACGAGAAGAACGCGGCGTGGTACAACTGGTGCAAGGCGTTCGGCGCCAGTCTGCACACCCTGAATCCCAATGCCGCCACCCTGGCCGCCCTGCAAGCCaatcagctgcagcagcaggtggCCAGCACGACTGCGGAGGGCGGATCCTTGGGAGATCCCTCGAACATCCTGTACTCCCATCTCACGAAAGAGACTGAGACGCCGTCGGTGCGAAGTCTGTCCTCCAACGAGCAGAATCCCGAGGCGGACGAGGCCACCGAGCCCGATCTCGACGGCGAAGTGGAGACGGAGGCATCCGGTAAACCGGAGGATCTCTCGGCCGCCGGCAAGGTGATGACCCCATCGCAAAGTCCCATTGCCCATTCATCGGGCAGCCGGAGTCCCGAGCCAAAGGCGAAGAAGACCAAAACGCCGGAGGCCGCGAATCCCACAAGCGAATGCAAAAAGATCCTAGACAATATGCTGTTCAAGATGGGCGGCATGGAGGCCACTGGCTCCGAATCGGAGGGCAGCTTCCAGGACACCAGCAATCCGCACACGAACAACAACGATGTGAGTGccagcaataacaataataacaataataactcCAACAAAACGGACGAGGAGGAAAAGGCCAAGTATCTGGACTGCACGGCGGACGAGGACATCGAGGCCATCCGGCATGGCGAGAAGTTCCTGCAGTGGCTGGAGAACTGCAGCAATCCCCGCGTGACGGCCGTGCAGCTGATGCAGCTGCGCTTCCTCATAGCCGCCATCAAGTCGGGCAACGAGACGCCGCTGGAGAAGATCGAGAAGCCAGGTGCGCGCTGTCTGCCGGAGGACAGCGAGGAGCAGGTCGCCGAGGAGGAGGGCAGTGGGCGGGGCAAGAGTCGCCGTCGCAAATAGGAAAAGCCAAAGTTGGCGCCCACGGAGCCAGCCACGGATACAGAGTTAGAGGATAGCCCAAGCGGCGCAGAACCAGGACCTGGTGTCCTtgctgcagatgcagatgcagatggagatggagatggagatgcagAAGCGGATGCAGATGTGGATGCAGTTGCGGATGCCGGCGAGGCATCGACGAGGTGCCACGTGTATGCGCCGGCCGTCTACCGATCGTCGGCCACCCTACTCAGCTCCCTCTTCTTCCCCCCCTACGAATTTGTACATTGTGACCTCGACGATGACCCCGACGACTGCCAGATCACGGGCGAGTACCAGCAGTACGACGAACTGAGCTCCAGCAGTTAG